In Vicugna pacos chromosome 1, VicPac4, whole genome shotgun sequence, a single window of DNA contains:
- the LOC116276588 gene encoding keratin-associated protein 22-1-like: MSFYNNYYGGLGYGYGGLGCGYGCGYSGYGYACYRPCCYGRYWSSGFY; encoded by the coding sequence ATGAGCTTCTACAACAACTACTATGGTGGCCTGGGCTATGGCTATGGTGGCCTGGGATGTGGCTATGGATGTGGCTACAGTGGCTATGGCTATGCCTGCTACCGCCCATGCTGCTATGGAAGATACTGGTCTTCTGGCTTCTACTGA